The nucleotide window AAATCGAACTTTGAAAACTTTCGATTCGATGATGGGACAGATAAGAACTTTTTTGATTTTGTGATCCCCGAAGACGCGACGGTACTGAAATGAGAATTGTTTTTTCTATAGTAGTTCTATTTTTGGCTGTTCAGGTAGTAGGCCAGGATTTACGTGCAGACCTGGCACTCGTTAAATCCGAAGCTTTGCATAAGGAGGAATTCAAGGAAGAGAAAAGCTCCTTTTTTAAAGGAATATTGAAGGTTTACAGTAATCACATTTCCGATCAGATCATCAATGACTGCATTTATGAAGAATCCTGTTCCGAATTCAGTCAGGGTGCGATGCGTGCTTTTGGCCCGTTGAAAGGTTCGATGTTATCCATGGACCGCATGATGCGTTGCAACCGGCTATCTCAATCCGGAACCATGCCCGTTCGTTTCAATGAAATTGGGAAAATTTCAGATCATTGGTATCGTTATGCCAAGAAAAAGTAGTGCACTAGTTGTTTGCTTGCTGCTGGGATTCGTTGCCTTTTCACAAACCAATTTTCAGGAGGACTTTCGTTTCCTAAAGCATCTGGAAGGTTTGGAAGAGTGGCAGGAAGGCTTGCTGTTACTCACCCAATTGGAACCACAGGCAATCTCGTCAGGCAGGGCAGATACCCTCAATTTCTTTAAGGGGAAATTTACTTATAAATCAAAACAGCCAGAAGCTTCGGTGGAAGCATTCCGATTGGTAAATGAATCCAATTTGGAATACTATCGATATGCGAGGTTTTTTGGAGCGTTTCAGTCAGCATATACTGGAAATGTGTCTTCAGCTACTGATTTCCTGAATGCTTATCAACCGGAGGATAGTTTGTCTATCCGGATCAAAAACCTTCAATTAGCTGGATTGAACTTGATGAACAGAGATTACACCAGCTATCTGGATCGCCAAAGCCAGTTTACCTTGAATTACGAATTGGAGCCTTATGAACAAGGCATGATGGAACGATACAATGACCTTCAGGCGTATAAGAAAAAGTCACCGTTTGTAGCAGGGTTGATGTCTGCCATTGTTCCCGGAGCAGGTCGATTTTACATGGGTAAACCCGGACAAGGGATAGCTGCGTTTTTTGTGACTGGTGTTTTTGGGCTACAGGCCTGGGAAGGTTATAGAAAGGACGGACCCGATAGTGCCCGGTTCATCATTTTTGGCTCTTTGTTTACCATCAGCCACGTGGCCAATATCTGGGGGAGTGCCCTGGGTGTGCGAATAAGAAGAGAAGAATTTAACGATCAAATGAATGCATCGATATTGCTGGATATGCATATTCCTCTGCGGGTGCTTGTGGACTAATGCCCAGGAGCAGAAAGCCTATGAATTGATGGGTGAGGACCTGTATCAGGAGGCTGCACTTGCATTTGAAAGGGCGCTTTTTGATTCTAAGGACATACAGGAAAGAAACCTGTTCCTGATCCTTAAATCACAGTGTTATAAGGCACTGGGTGATTATGAAGCTGGGGTCAGAAATCTGAAAAGGATCCGGTTCCTCAATTCAGACAGCTTGAAACAAGCGGTGGATTATGAGACGGTGCTACTGCATTACCTCAACCACGAATATCAGGAAGCGTATTCCAGAATTGTTCGCATCAAGGCGAAGCAAACAGAAACGATAGAAACGATGATCCTTTCTTTTCTGGTCAATGTGGATTTGCAGAAATGGGAGGAAGCCCGCGATTTGCTGATCAGTCAGGATTCGGTCTTTCAATTTGATCAAGCCGACATTGATTACATCTTGCCACCTAAGTGGAAACTCAAAGATCCGGATAAGGCATACAATTTATCATTGCTTCCTGGAATAGGACAATGGTATGCCGGGTATTTCTGGAAAGGTGTATTGTCCGGAAGTATCCAACTGGTACTGGGCGCTTTTAGCATCTATAGCCTGGTTGAAGGGTATTTCTTCTCCGGCACTTTAACGGGAGTAGCTTTATTCTATACTTTTTACCTGGGAGGAGCCCGCTATGCTTCTCAACTTGCCCTACGAAAAAACCACGAACGCTCAGAGATCATCAAGGAGAGGTTCTTTGAGAAGTTGGAGGAAGGGTCTTGACTTTATAATTCCGTCATTCCGGTGATCATTATTCCCTTGAACAAAGATTATTGCAAATGATCTTGATCTGCCGAAATCTCATTAATTGTAAACCTAATACCTAAGTCTGAGATTCTCCGATAGGGCAGCTTAAATGATACCCTTTTTGATATAGTGTTATTTGACCACAAAAAAAGGCGGCCTCCCGATAGCTATCGGGAGGCCGCCTTTCTTATTTCGTTAAGTCGTTGGCTTACCAAACGATGAACTTGTCATTGTCGATATATCGATCCATGTTACCTAGGATGATGTCGAAGAAATCAACCAGAGGTACAATACCGAAGATACCACCACAAGTAATGAAGTAAATTAGGATCAGACCTCCTTTACCACCAAGATAAACCCTGTGGATCGCAAGACCTCCAAGGAACCATGCCAGGATCGCAGAAACAGCAACACTTTTGTCAGCTTTTACTGAAGCAGTTGCTAGTGCAGTTTGTAGATCAAATTCAGTCGTGTTCAGGTCGTTAATCACAGAAGTAGTCAGCACGTGCTCTACTTCCGCATCATTTACAAAGTAATCACTGCTGGCGGCAGTTCCCATGTATCCGACGAAAACAAGTACTAGTACAGATAGGAATTTTTTCATAGAATTAGTGATTTAATAAAAGTTATTCTTTGCCAAGAATAGCGGTTTTTTGAATGGTTTCAAAATAAAAAAAGATTTGCATATCAATTCAATCATTGGGGTTGAAATTAAGCCTGAAAGGCGTTGCGACTCATACGAATACGACTGTCGAGCCCCATGGTAGAAGCACGTATGATTTTATGAGGCCCATGAAGCGTTTTAATATGATCCAGTGCTTGATAGAGTTGTAGCGATTCCTGTGTATCGGCAAAGAGATCAATTTGATGATGACCATGTACAAGATCACTTAGTCGTACACCTACTAGTCTGAGTCGCATTCGTCGTGTATACAAGGCATCATAAAGTCGTTGTACGGTTTGAAGTACCACCTGATCCGAGCCTGTATAGGCAATGTGTTTTTGCTTCGTCTCCGTATCGAAATTGGCATAGCGGATTTTAACCGAAACGCAGGCAGTGAGTTTATTTTCTTCCCTCAATTGATGACAAAGTCGTTCGACCATGGCAGTCAACATGGATTTCATTTTTGGGATATCAATAGAATCTTCCGAGAACGTACATTCAGTAGAAATAGATTTACGTTCTTCGTATTGTTGAATAGGCGTGTGATCAATGCCCTGGGCTTTGAGCCAAAGCGATTTTCCATGTTTCCCGAATGCTTTCTCCAAAAGCTTCAAAGGCATTTTCCTGAGGATGTGTACATGAGTAACTCCCATCTCAGCTAGAAATAAAGTGGTCTTTGGACCAATGGAAGGAATTTTTCTTACCGGAAGGGGAGAGAGGAATTCACTTTCCGTACCCCGTTCCACCTGTTTTTCACCATTGGGTTTGTATTCACCTGTGGCCACTTTTGCCACTAGTTTGTTGGTGGACATACCCATGGAAATGGTCAAGCCTGTTTCTTTGTTTATCCTTTGACGCAATTGTCTGGCCCATTGAAAAGTACCAAAATACCGGTCCATTCCTGAAGCATCTACATAGAACTCATCGATGGACGATTTTTCGAATACCGGTGCATCCTCTTTGATGATATCCGTGACCATCCTCGAGTGATAGCTATAAGCTTCCATATCCCCGGAAATCACTTTGGCATCCGGACAAAGCTGAAGAGCCAGCCGCGTAGGCATGGCAGAGTGAATGCCGAATTTCCTTGCTTCGTAGCTACAAGAAGTGACGACACCTCGGCCATCCTTTCCACCAATGATTAATGGGATGCCTTTGAGGCGGTCATCTCTGAGGCACTCAACCGCCACAAAGAAAGCATCCAGGTCCATATGGATGATGGCGCGTTTTGGATCGTTTGCTTCAATCATTTCGTTCTTTTTGCTAAAATATTTAGTATAATTGTGAAATAAAAGCAGAAATGCGCTAAATTAGTCTCTCAAAATACTAATAAATATAGCAAATGGTAGCGAGTCAACTTTCCCCCGACCTTCAGATCAAAGAATTTGAAGCAGTAGATGCAGACATCACTTTTAGCGATCGGTACAAACTAAAACTGAGTTCAAAGAAGTTGCGCTCAGGTAAATGTCAGGTGAAGTTTTATGCCACTGTTCGAAATAAAAAAGACTTGCACGGTTATGTTTTGGTAGAATCTGATCAGACATTGAAGAGTGTAGTCAATGGGATCAAGGACCGGCTACATACCATTCACGAGTCAGTTGACTTTCAACATATCCATTTATATTCTATTGGTAAGCAAAGCCAACAGGACATGGGGTTCATCTTTTTTGATGCCTGACCTGCTATGATAATAAGGGTGGAGTTTACCTGCGGAAGTCGAAGAAATTATATCATTTTTGTTGATCAACATTGAAGTTCAAACATCTATAAAACAGGATTATGTCAGTCATTGCCAATAACATCAAGTCACTTCGGAAAAAACTGGGTTTTACCCAGGAACAATTCGCCCAGAAAGTGGGGATCAAACGGTCCTTAATTGGTGCTTATGAAGAGGCACGTGCGGAACCACGCTTACAGACCCTGGTGGCTATTGCTGAGGCATTGGAAGTATCTACGGATGCCCTGATCAATGATGACCTGACCAAAGGACATATTTCACCTGCTCAGAAACCAGTTAAGATACTGTCCATTACCGTGGATGAACAAGACAATGAGAACATCGAACTGGTTCCTCAGAAAGCAGCAGCAGGTTACCTGAACGGTTATGCAGATCCCGAGTTCGTTACAGAACTTCCGAAGTTCCAATTACCTGTATTGCCAAAGAATGCGACCTATCGTGCATTTGAGATCCAGGGGGATTCCATGTTGCCTTTGACCCCAGGAACTATTGTTATTGGTAAATACATCGAATCAGCTGATGATATTAAAAATGGAAAGACGTACATCCTAATCACACGACTGGAAGGAATCGTTTATAAAAGAGTATTTAACTATATCCAAGACAAAGGCAAGCTTTTTCTGGTTTCCGATAATAAAGCGTACTCTCCATACGAGACCGACCCGGAGACCGTAGAAGAGATCTGGGAAGCCAAGGCGTATATTAGTATTGAGTTTCCCGATCCTGATGCAGAAGATGAGATTTCTCTGGAACAGCTTACGAATTTGGTAAAAGAAGTCCGACTAGATGTGAAGGATCTAAAAAAAGGTCTTTCTTAATACGAATTTTCACTTTTTTGAGTCTAACCCGCACACATTGCATCATTTTTGCGTTATAGAAGGTCGGAACTCAAAAAACACGTGAAACCACTAACTACCCTCGTCATTTTTTTGACCTGTTTTACTGCTTGGGGGCAGTCTGAAACAACAATTACCGGTAAAGTCATCGAATCCCGCACGGGCACACCTATTCCTTTTGCTAATGTGTTTTTCGTTGGTACTACGGAAGGAGGAATTACCGATTTTGACGGAAATTTCAAGGTCACTACAACTACACCTGTAGATTCTTTAGAAGTTCGATATATCGGATACATCTCGAAGAAGAAGCCTATTAAAAGAGGTAAGGATCAAATCGTTAATTTTCAACTGGATGAAAACCTTACCGAATTGGAAGAGGTGGTTGTTTATGCAGGTGAAAACCCGGCATGGCCGATCATGCGTAATGTCATCGCGAATAAGAAGAAAAACGATAAACGATCGCTGAAGGCTTACGAATATGAGAGTTATACCAAAATCGAGATTGATGTAGATAACATTTCGGATAAATTCAAGAACCGGAAACTGGTGCGTAAGATCACCTCTGTATTGGACAGCATCGAGCAGATTGCCGGAGAAGATGGAAAACCGATTTTACCAATTTTCATCTCAGAAGCCATTTCACGTTATTATTTCAGGACCGATCCGACTTATCGACATGAAAATGTCATTAAGACAAAGCTCAGAGGTGTCGGATTGACCGATGGCACTACTACGTCACAAGTCATCGGGTCCACGTTACAGGAATACAACTTCTATCAGAATTGGCTGAATATCGTTAATAAGGAGTTTGTGTCGCCGATCGCTAATGGTTGGAAAGGTAACTATCACTATTATCTGGAAGACAGCCTATACATCGGCGATGACTTTTGTTATCGGATCGAGTTTGAGCCCAAGAATGAACAAAACCTGGCTTTTCGGGGCATGATGTGGATCGCGAAAGATGATTATGCATTAAAGCGCATTGATGCTGCTGTAGGAAAATCCGCAAACCTGAATTACATCGAAAGAATCAAAATTCAACAGGACCTCAAACGAACAAAGGCAGGTGCGTGGTTACCCGAGAAATCCAGAGTAGTCGTGGATGTGGCGCAGGTGACCAAGAAGACCGCTGGTTTGATTGCCAAATTCTACATTTCTGCTAAAGACTTTGTGGTGAATGAACCCAAAGACCTGCAGTTTTATCAGAACCCGGTAACCATGGAGGAAGATGTACAGGTCTACGATGAAGCTTATTGGCGGGAACATCGACATGATACCTTAAGTGCTACGGAAATGAATGTATATCGCATGATCGATACGTTGCGATATATCCCAATGATCAAACTGATGACAGATGCGGCCAAGATCGCAGCAACAGGCTATTTCAGGTTGAATAACCACTTTGACATTGGACACTACAGTACTTTTTTTGGAAACAATGACATTGAAGGAATTCGATTAGGCATAGGAGGGAAGACCAGGATTGGCTTGAGTAAACATTTCACCCTGGGAGGTTATTACGGTTACGGCATTGATGATGAACGCCATAAATTCCAGCTTTATGGAGACTTTATCCTCTCAAGAAAGCGCTGGACCAAGCTACGGGTCGAAAAGCAAAAAGAAGTGGATCAGGTCTGGTTGCTGAATAGAGATATTCAGGGGGGAAGTTTCTTTTATACATTCAGTCGATTTGGGACACTTACACAGCCATTCCTGTTTAATAAAAACCGAGTTTCACTTACCCGGCAATTGAAGGCAGGTTGGCAACAGAACATCGATTTCAAACAACAATCTTTCACACCCTTGTTCGATTTTAATTATCGAACCAGTGAAGTCAATGATCCATTGACGACCAGTAGTGATTTTGACATCACTGAAGTGAAAGTAAGTACCCGCTGGGGTAAAGATGAGATTTTCGTGATGAACGATAATGAGCGGGTCAGCCTGGGAACCGTCAAATGGCCGGCTGTAACGTTTACTTATACCTACGGGATCAAAGGACTGTTTGGCAGTGATTTTGAATACCATAAATTAGGATTGCGTATTGAGAAAAGACAAAAGGTGGCTTCTTTGGGAATCTCACGTTATCAATTCAATGCTGGAATGGTGATTGGCGATTTACCTTATCCGTTACTGTACAACACCATTGGAAACGAGACCCCTTTCTATGTGAATTTTGCATATAACTTATTGAATTTCTTCGATTTTACGGCTGATCGGTATGCGGAACTTAGGTACCGTCATTCGTTTGAAGGATTGATATTGAATCATATTCCTTTATTACGTAAGTTAAAATGGCGTCTGGTGGCCAATGCCAATGTCCTTTACGGAAGCCTCCGGGAAGACAATAGAAATTTGGTGGTAGACGAAGGTGGTGTGCCCGTTCAGCCGTTTAACACGTTGGGAAGCAAGCCCTATGTTGAACTCGGTTATGGTATCGAAAATATTTTCAAGGTAGCACGTGTGGATTTCTTTCATCGACTGACCTATTTAGATAATCCTGGTGCAAACAAGTTTGGAGTTAAGATCAGTTTCCAGCTTATTTTGTAGAATGAAGGTTTCGGCACTGTATCTGCCATTGCTATGTCTGTTTTTTTCTTGCGAGCTTCGACCCTCCGAAGATCGTATTCGTATCCCACAGGTTACGGCTTCCTTTTATGAGAATGCCGCCACACGCCTGGGCGATGAGCTTGAAAAAAGCCCTCGAAATGTCAGCTTGATTGAATTACAGCTTTCTTATTACGAGAAACTAGGTTGGCCGTCGGAGGCCACTGAATGTGTCAAACGTGCACAGGAAGTTTTGGAATTGGAACCAATCGTTGCCAAGAAATTCGCTGATTTTTATGTAATCAATGGGAAGTTCGAAGAGCTCTTAGCATTACGTGATCAATTGGGAGAGAGATATGAAACTCCGGACTGGATGTGGCAATACCAAATCAGCGCAGCCAATAAGACGGGTAGATTTGAGGAAGCGATTGGACTGCTCCGTAATTTTTTTACCGTTAGTAGAAGTGATGCAGATCATTTTTTCGGAGGTCAGGAATACCTGGTTGCCGGTGATTCATTGTTAGCGCTCTATCACCTTCAAAAGGTAAAAAAGGACATGCAGGACAATAGTGAATTCATCAAGACTTATGTACCATTGGCTTATAACAACGGGGCCTATAACGAAGTGTTGAACGTAATCGAAAATTACGATGACCGAGCGGTTGATGTCACCCTGCCTTACAAAGCCCGTTCACTTTATGCATTGGGGGAAACACGCGAAGCAAAGCAGCTCCTGTGGTCCATTCCGGTAAGAAGTAATTTGGAGACCTTGTACGCCTGGTACTTGAAGGAGCAAAAATTAGATTCTTCCTCTTTGTGTTTGGAAAGAATATTGGTAACTCAACCCAACGATTTGGAGGTCCTGCTTCAAAAAGGAAAAATCGATGATCGTAGAGGCTGGTTGTATCGTGCTGCTTCAGCCTTCAATCAAGTGTTGGAGATTGATTCAACACACCAGGAAGCAAAAGAAAGTCTGGATCTGGTAAACCGAAAAATTGCATATTTGCGGAGAATTAGGGAGGCAGATCAAGATATCCCTACCATCAATTTAAATTCAAAAAAAGCAATACAGTAAATGAGCCAGGAGCACATTACCGTGACACTCCCGGATGGGAGCGAGAGGAGCTATGCCAGCGGATCGACTGCCATGGACGTAGCAATGAGTATCAGTGAAGGGTTGGCCCGAAATGTTTTGGCAGCCAAAGTAAATGGAGAGGTAGTGGACGCTACCCGAGCCATTACCACGGATGCGACGGTGCAATTGCTGACCTGGAATGACAAGGATGGAAAAGCCACGATGTGGCACTCATCGGCACACCTTATGGCGGAAGCGCTGGAAGCGTTGTATCCGGGCATTAAATTAGGGATAGGACCAGCGATTGATTCAGGGTTCTATTACGATGTGGATTTTGGTGATCAGAAATTCAATTCGGAAGACCTGTCTGAGTTGGAGAATAAAATGCTTGAACTGGCGAAGCAGAAGAATACTTACGTACGAACAGAAGTCAGTAAGGCAGATGCGATCAAGTATTTTGAGGAAAAAGGTGATGAGTACAAACTGGAACTGATCGATGAATTAGAAGACGGTACCATCACTTTCTATCAACAAGGAAATTTTACAGACCTGTGCCGTGGCCCTCACATCCCAAATACAGGGACCATCAAAGCGGCTAAGATCCTGAACATAGCCGGAGCCTTCTGGCGTGGAGATGAAAAGCGGAAGCAATTGACACGTCTTTATGGCATTACTTTTCCTAAGCAGAAGGAATTGAAGCAACACCTGGAAATGCTGGAGGAGGCCAAGAAACGTGATCACCGGAAACTGGGCAAAGAATTGGAGTTATTCACTTTCTCTGAAAGAGTAGGAAAGGGGTTGCCTTTATGGTTGCCAAAAGGAGCGGTACTGAGGGAACGCCTCGAGAATTTCATGCGCAAAGCTCAAATTCGGGCGGGTTATGATCAGGTGGTTTCTCCGCATATTGGTAGCAAAGACCTTTATGTGACCTCCGGGCACTATGCAAAGTATGGAGAGGATTCTTTTCAGCCTATTCATACACCTAATGAAGACGAGGAGTTCTTATTGAAACCCATGAACTGCCCAC belongs to Cytophagales bacterium and includes:
- the yidD gene encoding membrane protein insertion efficiency factor YidD codes for the protein MRIVFSIVVLFLAVQVVGQDLRADLALVKSEALHKEEFKEEKSSFFKGILKVYSNHISDQIINDCIYEESCSEFSQGAMRAFGPLKGSMLSMDRMMRCNRLSQSGTMPVRFNEIGKISDHWYRYAKKK
- a CDS encoding TM2 domain-containing protein codes for the protein MPRKSSALVVCLLLGFVAFSQTNFQEDFRFLKHLEGLEEWQEGLLLLTQLEPQAISSGRADTLNFFKGKFTYKSKQPEASVEAFRLVNESNLEYYRYARFFGAFQSAYTGNVSSATDFLNAYQPEDSLSIRIKNLQLAGLNLMNRDYTSYLDRQSQFTLNYELEPYEQGMMERYNDLQAYKKKSPFVAGLMSAIVPGAGRFYMGKPGQGIAAFFVTGVFGLQAWEGYRKDGPDSARFIIFGSLFTISHVANIWGSALGVRIRREEFNDQMNASILLDMHIPLRVLVD
- a CDS encoding TM2 domain-containing protein, coding for MKKFLSVLVLVFVGYMGTAASSDYFVNDAEVEHVLTTSVINDLNTTEFDLQTALATASVKADKSVAVSAILAWFLGGLAIHRVYLGGKGGLILIYFITCGGIFGIVPLVDFFDIILGNMDRYIDNDKFIVW
- the dinB gene encoding DNA polymerase IV; the protein is MIEANDPKRAIIHMDLDAFFVAVECLRDDRLKGIPLIIGGKDGRGVVTSCSYEARKFGIHSAMPTRLALQLCPDAKVISGDMEAYSYHSRMVTDIIKEDAPVFEKSSIDEFYVDASGMDRYFGTFQWARQLRQRINKETGLTISMGMSTNKLVAKVATGEYKPNGEKQVERGTESEFLSPLPVRKIPSIGPKTTLFLAEMGVTHVHILRKMPLKLLEKAFGKHGKSLWLKAQGIDHTPIQQYEERKSISTECTFSEDSIDIPKMKSMLTAMVERLCHQLREENKLTACVSVKIRYANFDTETKQKHIAYTGSDQVVLQTVQRLYDALYTRRMRLRLVGVRLSDLVHGHHQIDLFADTQESLQLYQALDHIKTLHGPHKIIRASTMGLDSRIRMSRNAFQA
- a CDS encoding LexA family transcriptional regulator is translated as MSVIANNIKSLRKKLGFTQEQFAQKVGIKRSLIGAYEEARAEPRLQTLVAIAEALEVSTDALINDDLTKGHISPAQKPVKILSITVDEQDNENIELVPQKAAAGYLNGYADPEFVTELPKFQLPVLPKNATYRAFEIQGDSMLPLTPGTIVIGKYIESADDIKNGKTYILITRLEGIVYKRVFNYIQDKGKLFLVSDNKAYSPYETDPETVEEIWEAKAYISIEFPDPDAEDEISLEQLTNLVKEVRLDVKDLKKGLS
- a CDS encoding DUF5686 family protein — its product is MKPLTTLVIFLTCFTAWGQSETTITGKVIESRTGTPIPFANVFFVGTTEGGITDFDGNFKVTTTTPVDSLEVRYIGYISKKKPIKRGKDQIVNFQLDENLTELEEVVVYAGENPAWPIMRNVIANKKKNDKRSLKAYEYESYTKIEIDVDNISDKFKNRKLVRKITSVLDSIEQIAGEDGKPILPIFISEAISRYYFRTDPTYRHENVIKTKLRGVGLTDGTTTSQVIGSTLQEYNFYQNWLNIVNKEFVSPIANGWKGNYHYYLEDSLYIGDDFCYRIEFEPKNEQNLAFRGMMWIAKDDYALKRIDAAVGKSANLNYIERIKIQQDLKRTKAGAWLPEKSRVVVDVAQVTKKTAGLIAKFYISAKDFVVNEPKDLQFYQNPVTMEEDVQVYDEAYWREHRHDTLSATEMNVYRMIDTLRYIPMIKLMTDAAKIAATGYFRLNNHFDIGHYSTFFGNNDIEGIRLGIGGKTRIGLSKHFTLGGYYGYGIDDERHKFQLYGDFILSRKRWTKLRVEKQKEVDQVWLLNRDIQGGSFFYTFSRFGTLTQPFLFNKNRVSLTRQLKAGWQQNIDFKQQSFTPLFDFNYRTSEVNDPLTTSSDFDITEVKVSTRWGKDEIFVMNDNERVSLGTVKWPAVTFTYTYGIKGLFGSDFEYHKLGLRIEKRQKVASLGISRYQFNAGMVIGDLPYPLLYNTIGNETPFYVNFAYNLLNFFDFTADRYAELRYRHSFEGLILNHIPLLRKLKWRLVANANVLYGSLREDNRNLVVDEGGVPVQPFNTLGSKPYVELGYGIENIFKVARVDFFHRLTYLDNPGANKFGVKISFQLIL
- the thrS gene encoding threonine--tRNA ligase, which produces MSQEHITVTLPDGSERSYASGSTAMDVAMSISEGLARNVLAAKVNGEVVDATRAITTDATVQLLTWNDKDGKATMWHSSAHLMAEALEALYPGIKLGIGPAIDSGFYYDVDFGDQKFNSEDLSELENKMLELAKQKNTYVRTEVSKADAIKYFEEKGDEYKLELIDELEDGTITFYQQGNFTDLCRGPHIPNTGTIKAAKILNIAGAFWRGDEKRKQLTRLYGITFPKQKELKQHLEMLEEAKKRDHRKLGKELELFTFSERVGKGLPLWLPKGAVLRERLENFMRKAQIRAGYDQVVSPHIGSKDLYVTSGHYAKYGEDSFQPIHTPNEDEEFLLKPMNCPHHCEIYKAKPRSYKELPLRYAEFGTVYRYEQSGELHGLTRVRGFTQDDAHIFCRPDQVKEEFAKVIDLVMYVLKALDFGEFTAQVSLRDPENPAKYIGKDEDWDRAEREIQEVADEKGLNTVVEYGEAAFYGPKLDFMVKDALGRSWQMGTIQVDYNLPQRFELEYTGTDNQKHRPVMIHRAPFGSMERFIGILIENTAGNFPLWLAPEQFAILPISEKYHDYAQEVFRGLQEHDIRGSIDERDEKIGKKIRDAELKKIPYMLIVGEKEAADGTLSIRQHGKGDLGSKSQEDFVSYFKEASAV